A portion of the Bactrocera neohumeralis isolate Rockhampton chromosome 2, APGP_CSIRO_Bneo_wtdbg2-racon-allhic-juicebox.fasta_v2, whole genome shotgun sequence genome contains these proteins:
- the LOC126767841 gene encoding solute carrier family 35 member G1 encodes MPENLELHQFVDGFRHGETSHRLLTRLKATLNCPYLGIILATLSSLFFSLCSVIVKGLVDVNPMELASFRFIGVLLPAIPIVVYNRYPVFPEGKRVILLLRCFMGTTGLMLSFYAFRHMPLADASVIIFSTPVFVAIFARVFLKEHCSLFNIVTILLTLVGVVLITRPPFVFGDAAPSMETERFSGKTYDIWGPVAAISSTLFGANVYILLRALKGLHFSVIMTNFGAFALVYTFIVCGSIGALCWPACGRDRWLVVVLGIFSFLGQILLTLSLQMEQAGPVAIARCADIVFAFIWQIMFFGETPTGYSLLGALLVVSSVILTALKKWALSLPRESSARKRLRYLLLN; translated from the exons ATGCCAGAAAATTTAGAACTGCATCAGTTTGTCGACGGTTTTCGTCATGGCGAAACTTCACATAGACTACTTACGCGCCTCAAAGCAACACTTAATTGCCCTTATTTGGGTATTATACTAGCTACTCTCTCCTCGCTTTTTTTCTCACTATGTTCGGTTATAGTGAAGGGCCTCGTGGACGTAAATCCAATGGAGCTTGCTTCATTTCG GTTTATTGGTGTACTGCTTCCTGCAATACCCATCGTTGTCTACAATCGATACCCGGTATTTCCCGAAGGCAAACGTGTGATATTACTGCTACGCTGCTTTATGGGCACGACCGGTTTAATGTTAAGTTTTTACGCTTTTCGTCATATGCCACTCGCCGATGCTAGTGTTATAATCTTCTCAACGCCAGTATTTGTTGCCATTTTTGCGCGAGTGTTTCTCAAGGAGCATTGCAGCCTCTTCAACATCGTCACCATCTTACTTACTCTAGTTGGGGTAGTGCTAATTACTCGACCACCTTTTGTCTTTGGTGATGCCGCCCCTTCAATGGAGACTGAACGCTTTTCAGGGAAAACCTACGACATTTGGGGTCCAGTTGCTGCCATATCATCCACATTATTTGGTGCCAATGTGTATATATTGCTTAGAGCCCTCAAAGGGCTACATTTCTCCGTCATCATGACAAATTTTGGTGCTTTTGCCCTGGTGTACACATTTATTGTGTGTGGTTCAATAGGTGCATTGTGCTGGCCAGCATGTGGACGAGATCGTTGGCTTGTGGTGGTTCTGGGTATATTTAGCTTTTTGGGTCAAATACTACTCACATTGTCACTGCAAATGGAGCAAGCTGGACCGGTGGCCATTGCACGTTGTGCAGATATTGTATTCGCATTTATATGGCAAATCATGTTTTTTGGGGAAACTCCAACTGGCTATTCCCTTTTAGGCGCCTTGTTAGTAGTGAGTTCAGTTATTTTGACAGCGCTTAAGAAATGGGCATTGTCGCTGCCACGGGAGTCCTCGGCTAGAAAACGACTacgatatttattattaaattaa